From Montipora foliosa isolate CH-2021 chromosome 6, ASM3666993v2, whole genome shotgun sequence, a single genomic window includes:
- the LOC138005264 gene encoding uncharacterized protein, translating to MDQVQVICQPFIQEVTKQWLAKPRRNLAKISARPDGDQQPTQMPTTTDVSVQVDTQREDIMRTWETAVNLVKNVDDIIEKELEEAVAHLNLPPIDQDETMSGSESSDLEVKCDWLDTVSLKPETGTKEREGTGKVDDEGDNGSEKKAKMHEKEIEKKTNLGRTQAKKEKKTKLEKSMELLQRDFREVAEMETESFLKLEDLRHKREMEYELKMKELDNERRREERKHEQFFNSLLKLDNHIKNRNGNTDSLLAYRMQLLTKMQLVFIM from the exons ATGGACCAAGTACAGGTGATTTGCCAACCTTTTATTCAAGAGGTGACCAAACAGTGGCTCGCAAAACCGCGCAGAAACTTGGCGAAAATCTCAGCTAGACCAGATGGAGATCAACAGCCAACACAGATGCCAACAACAACAGATGTCTCTGTGCAAGTGGATACCCAGAGAGAGGACATCATGAGGACATGGGAGACAGCAGTCAACCTAGTCAAGAACGTGGATGACATTATTGAAAAAGAGCTTGAGGAAGCAGTGGCCCATTTAAATCTTCCCCCCATAGATCAAGACGAAACCATGTCGGGGTCTGAAAGCAGTGATTTGGAAGTAA AATGTGATTGGCTTGACACAGTATCCTTAAAGCCCGAAACCGGCACAAAAGAACGTGAAGGTACTGGCAAAGTTGATGACGAGGGCGACAATGGGTCTGAGAAAAAAGCAAAGATGCATGAGAAGGAAATCGAAAAAAAGACTAATCTTGGACGAACACAGgccaagaaagaaaagaagacaaAACTAGAAAAGTCCATGGAATTGCTACAGCGTGACTTTAGAGAAGTAGCTGAAATGGAGACCGAGAGCTTTCTCAAACTGGAAGATCTACGTCATAAAAGAGAAATGGAATACGAGTTAAAAATGAAGGAGCTTGATAATGAAAGgagaagagaagagagaaaACATGAGCAGTTTTTCAACTCCTTGCTGAAGCTAGACAACCACATCAAGAACAGAAACGGGAATACAGATTCCCTTCTGGCATACCGTATGCAGCTCCTTACCAAAATGCAGCTGGTATTCATTATGTAA
- the LOC138005265 gene encoding uncharacterized protein, with protein sequence MSNPPPETASFQPQQIDFSNSETISLISSLLDSKLQKTFGDFKRSLDEREVETRRELKKLKTDSKAASSLQFKGNRIQFEFNTQLLDCLDLAISNLSEGNLLAVQEHLQKAKSDLEKRIKLIRFADKSPAGWAAVEEYESDELAENSEDEKKLRAAERRAFTKIKQKSSGKSRVSRFSNAAKFRDFQAVQVPGSSTSAVTSFPFSAHRSYFHQPFRAARHVQPSDICFNCNQRGHWSNSPACPLFYKTRSSLPSTAASSTSTKSTTV encoded by the coding sequence ATGTCTAATCCACCGCCGGAAACTGCATCATTCCAACCTCAACAGATAGACTTTTCTAATTCCGAGACGATCTCGCTGATTTCTTCCCTTCTTGATTCGAAGTTGCAGAAAACATTTGGCGATTTCAAGCGCTCCTTGGACGAACGCGAGGTGGAAACTCGGCGAGAactaaagaaattgaaaacagacTCTAAGGCGGCTAGTTCACTTCAatttaaaggtaacagaatccaGTTTGAGTTTAATACACAGCTCCTTGACTGCCTTGATCTGGCTATCTCTAATCTGTCCGAGGGAAACCTGCTGGCTGTTCAAGAACATCTCCAAAAGGCCAAGTCTGACCTTGAGAAACGCATTAAGTTGATCCGCTTTGCTGATAAAAGTCCCGCTGGCTGGGCTGCAGTTGAAGAATATGAGTCCGACGAACTCGCTGAAAATTCAGAAGACGAGAAGAAACTTCGGGCAGCTGAGCGTCGTGCGTTTACCAAGATTAAGCAGAAGTCTTCCGGCAAATCTCGTGTTTCAAGGTTCTCAAATGCTGCTAAATTCCGAGATTTTCAGGCTGTACAAGTCCCTGGATCTTCAACTTCTGCTGTTACGTCTTTTCCATTTTCTGCTCACCGCTCTTATTTTCATCAGCCCTTTCGTGCCGCCCGACACGTCCAGCCTTCTGACATCTGCTTTAACTGCAATCAGCGAGGACACTGGTCTAATTCGCCAGCCTGTcctttgttctacaaaacaagatCTAGTCTCCCCAGCACTGCCGCCAGTTCAACGTCCACAAAGTCAACCACCGTCTGA
- the LOC138005266 gene encoding uncharacterized protein, with translation MRPLVKHWRSQALRIVVYLDDGLGVCGTKDTCLRQSLLVHSDLISSGFVPNKDKCMWIPSQLLRWLGFHWDFARGLLSIPEDKISVLLASIGEVSSSRVVTARMLAQVTGRIISCMLVFGHICKIMTKALHSVIVDRASWNAGVFLTDEAISELNYWCANARALNSRPFVYPVNVPHHIVYSDASDVACASYIYVEVDGFLVAHKNFDDLEMKQSSTWRELKSVSFALRSFAPILHNSSVKLYTDNKAVAFITDSGSNKPHLNTIAKDIFCLSSAHGIRLSVEWIPRTLNQKVDYYSKIVDFDDWCVSNDYFRAIDS, from the coding sequence ATGCGTCCCCTCGTCAAGCATTGGCGTTCTCAGGCCCTCCGCATTGTAGTTTATTTAGATGACGGTCTGGGAGTATGTGGTACGAAGGATACTTGCCTTCGACAATCTTTGTTGGTGCATTCTGATTTAATTAGCTCGGGGTTCGTCCCAAATAAGGATAAGTGTATGTGGATCCCTAGTCAGTTGCTTCGCTGGCTTGGTTTTCACTGGGATTTTGCTCGGGGCTTGTTGTCTATTCCTGAAGATAAGATATCAGTTCTGCTTGCGTCCATAGGGGAGGTTTCTAGTTCTCGTGTAGTAACTGCCAGGATGCTGGCTCAGGTTACCGGGCGTATCATTTCCTGTATGCTTGTTTTTGGCCATATTTGCAAGATTATGACGAAAGCATTGCATTCTGTTATTGTAGATAGAGCATCTTGGAATGCCGGGGTTTTTCTTACTGATGAAGCTATTTCTGAGTTAAATTATTGGTGTGCCAATGCTCGGGCACTTAATTCTAGACCTTTTGTCTATCCAGTTAATGTTCCTCATCACATTGTCTATTCCGACGCTAGTGACGTTGCTTGCGCTTCTTACATTTATGTTGAGGTCGACGGGTTTCTTGTTGCCCACAAGAATTTTGATGATCTTGAAATGAAGCAAAGCTCCACTTGGAGGGAATTGAAGTCTGTTAGTTTTGCGTTGAGAAGTTTTGCTCCCATTTTGCATAATTCCTCTGTTAAGCTTTATACTGATAATAAAGCTGTAGCGTTCATTACAGATTCGGGGAGCAATAAGCCACATTTAAATACTATTGCTAaggatattttctgtttgtCTTCTGCTCATGGTATTAGGTTGTCAGTGGAATGGATTCCTCGTACGCTTAATCAGAAAGTTGATTATTACAGTAAGATCGTTGATTTTGACGACTGGTGTGTTTCCAACGATTATTTTCGTGCAATAGATTCTTGA
- the LOC138008940 gene encoding uncharacterized protein, giving the protein MPSVSNIPTMPIQYPKLSRLEEQGTLKEEVSLAKDTKVICSLDLFLELFKYCRQPGCANQAIIKHHTIGPTLIVNWKCSSGHQGKFTSSKDVNDVYVNNLQTAAAILLSGNSFFKIEKMARFMGLSFFSDATFYRVQRLYLIPVVNEWWSWQREQILKDFINKEVIVCGNGQCDSPGHTAKNLCYFLMELVSGYILEVEVKDKRHVNLVSVNMEKRALQSALQRLKGVLNVVEIVTDASSTIKKLIGVFHSLDVWHKSKSIRKCLAKVGKLKDMDKIKDWADDIILHFWHCASSCKDTATTSDDEAVEIMKNKWIGLLHHVCDEHDWVGGSCEHDELQEHSLPWFDRRDKDFEALQKIILEPQLLASFKSYVRFRHTGSIECANNLSLAYASKRCSYSYKVYKARKQLAAIDWNFHLNQETATTKSGEQIVTRKYNQRTKEWDSKIVKVKKTYDYMPVMMAKILRLRNEYVDIVTRRVSLNESDPAFLAPTIADKPPPPSNELFIARRSRFKNASNAGSSEPESSTDTSNT; this is encoded by the exons ATGCCCTCTGTTTCTAACATTCCCACTATGCCCATACAATATCCCAAGCTTAGTAGGCTAGAGGAGCAGGGTACCCTTAAGGAAGAAGTCTCACTGGCCAAGGATACCAAAGTGATTTGCTCACTTGATTTGTTCTTGGAGCTCTTCAAGTATTGCCGTCAACCAGGCTGTGCTAATCAAGCAATCATTAAACACCACACTATTGGTCCTACTTTGATAGTCAACTGGAAGTGTTCGTCTGGTCACCAGGGAAAGTTTACATCATCAAAAGATGTAAATGATGTGTATGTAAATAACCTACAAACAGCTGCTGCCATCCTGCTAtcagggaacagtttctttaaaattgAGAAAATGGCTAGATTTATGGGTCTGTCCTTCTTCTCAGATGCCACATTCTACCGGGTGCAGAGACTGTACCTGATACCTGTTGTTAATGAGTGGTGGTCCTGGCAGAGGGAGCAGATTCTCAAAGATTTTATTAATAAAGAAGTGATTGTCTGTGGTAATGGCCAGTGTGATTCTCCTGGGCATACAGCTAAGAATTTATGTTATTTCTTGATGGAGCTGGTCAGTGGCTATATCCTGGAGGTTGAGGTGAAGGACAAACGTCATGTTAATTTGGTGTCTGTTAACATGGAGAAAAGGGCATTACAGAGTGCGCTTCAGCGGCTTAAAGGAGTCTTGAATGTTGTTGAAATTGTCACTGATGCCTCGTCAACAATAAAAAAGTTGATTG GAGTGTTCCACAGTCTGGATGTGTGGCACAAATCAAAGAGTATAAGGAAGTGCCTGGCAAAG gttggaaaattaaaagacATGGACAAGATAAAGGATTGGGCAGATGACATAATCCTGCATTTCTGGCATTGTGCAAGCAGCTGCAAGGACACGGCCACAACCAGTGACGACGAGGCTGTTGAAATCATGAAG aaTAAATGGATTGGACTTCTGCATCATGTGTGTGACGAACATGACTGGGTTGGAGGTAGTTGTGAACATGATGAGTTACAAGAACATAGCCTTCCATGGTTTGACCGCAGGGATAAGGACTTTGAAGCGCTTCAGAAGATCATTTTAGAACCACAGCTCCTTGCAAGCTTCAAATCTTATGTTAGATTCAG GCATACCGGAAGTATTGAGTGTGCTAACAATCTTTCACTGGCATATGCATCTAAAAGATGTTCATACAG TTACAAAGTGTACAAGGCTCGAAAACAGCTCGCAGCCATTGATTGGAATTTCCATTTAAACCAAGAGACTGCAACAACAAAGTCTGGAGAGCAAATAGTTACAAGGAAATATAACCAGAGAACAAAGGAATGGGATTCAAAAATTGTCAAAGTGAAGAAAACTTACGACTACATGCCTGTCATGATGGCCAAGATCCTTCGCCTCAGAAACGAATATGTGGACATTGTCACGCGACGAGTGTCCCTAAATGAAAGCGACCCAGCATTCCTGGCACCCACTATTGCTGACAAACCGCCACCTCCTTCAAATGAGCTATTTATTGCACGCAGGAGCAGATTTAAGAATGCTAGTAATGCAGGCAGTTCAGAGCCAGAATCTTCAACTGACACTTCAAATACGTGA
- the LOC138008941 gene encoding P2X purinoceptor 7-like, whose amino-acid sequence MIWDVATESVAENRISCKCKSTCSTKRTANTNRGCPCKGAGRTCGNECSCGSTAKPCRNKPGGDTARQPVSSNRRPQPYQIESRPSEEEERVRENNDVKEFIHTLDEPMVRKLCIRSLRRGVGSMDFIQGLLIMEDDLDEGHEEDESDITPTPITLTDLASSSNAGTPDPVPSPSNNAIPWCKCGVCQIMPQEIENKCCGLRRCVTTHTRFSKLCLDPDVIQLAIRNRGDIRNDRDNNSTRAFRKTAYRQYILDRYGYLGKGNRKVCPSCVVTVIRRHYPSQTGVYMAYRAE is encoded by the exons ATGATCTGGGACGTGGCGACAGAGTCTGTGGCG GAAAATCGCATCTCGTGCAAATGCAAAAGCACTTGTTCAACAAAACGAACAGCAAATACCAATAGAGGATGTCCTTGCAAGGGTGCTGGACGAACATGTGGCAATGAATGTTCTTGTGGATCCACGGCGAAGCCTTGCCGAAACAAG CCTGGTGGAGACACAGCACGCCAGCCAGTTTCAAGCAACAGAAGGCCTCAGCCTTATCAGATTGAAAGCAGGCCCAGTGAAGAGGAAGAAAGAGTGAGGGAAAACAATGATGTAAAG GAGTTCATACACACACTTGATGAGCCCATGGTGCGAAAGCTCTGCATCAGAAGCCTGCGAAGGGGTGTAGGAAGCATGGACTTCATCCAGGGGCTCTTGATCATGGAGGATGACCTGGATGAAGGACATGAAGAGGATGAAAGTGATATTACCCCCACCCCTATTACCTTGACTGATCTTGCTTCCAGTTCGAATGCTGGAACACCAGATCCTGTGCCATCTCCTAGCAACAATGCCATACCATGGTGCAAGTGTGGGGTGTGCCAAATAATGCCCCAAGAGATTGAAAACAAATGTTGTGGTTTACGACGCTGTGTTACAACGCACACTCGATTTTCAAAGCTTTGTTTAGATCCAGATGTGATACAGTTAGCCATAAGGAACAGGGGGGACATCCGAAACGACAGGGACAACAACAGCACTCGGGCTTTTAGAAAGACTGCCTATCGTCAGTATATACTGGATAGATATGGTTACCTAGGTAAGGGAAACAGGAAAGTGTGTCCTTCCTGTGTTGTCACTGTTATCCGGAGGCACTATCCATCCCAAACTGGTGTTTACATGGCATACAGGGCTGAGTAA
- the LOC138005267 gene encoding uncharacterized protein — translation MLKRAQQRHERQLVGPNESRRKSSVNVNSDERSILTRSQTSPFSKDVCFFCDCEAGYRETLVNVRTSGAGESLLNAISLSHNEKLTAKMNTALAANDAHSIGIKYRNNCWSKNVSNVLRKPSSSGETNSISASEIAAKIEFLTMTETVLHNGKIATMSELQSAFESILEENNVPHASCKRKVLKQLLQKEIPDMEFHKPKRVNESERIAR, via the exons ATGTTGAAAAGAGCTCAGCAAAGGCACGAGAGACAGTTAGTTGGCCCAAACGAGTCGAGAAGAAAATCCAGTGTGAATGTTAATAGTGATGAGCGTTCCATACTTACAAGGTCACAGACATCTCCTTTTAGCAAGgatgtttgttttttctgtgACTGCGAAGCGGGTTATAGAGAAACACTTGTTAATGTAAGGACTTCTGGTGCAGGCGAATCGCTACTCAACGCTATTAGTTTATCGCATAATGAAAAACTTACCGCTAAGATGAACACCGCACTTGCTGCTAATGATGCACACTCTATTGGCATTAAATACCGTAACAATTGTTGGTCGAAAAATGTAAGCAATGTCTTACGCAAGCCCTCATCTTCTGGTGAAACCAACTCTATATCAGCGAGCGAAATTGCTGCTAAAATCGAATTTTTAACTATGACTGAGACAGTTTTACACAATGGTAAAATTGCAACAATGTCTGAATTACAATCGGCATTTGAAAGCATCCTAGAGGAGAACAATGTTCCTCATGCAAGCTGTAAACGTAAAGTGCTAAAACAACTTCTGCAGAAGGAAATACCTGACATGGAGTTCCATAAACCTAAGCGTGTTAATGAATCTGAAAGG ATAGCGAGATGA
- the LOC138005268 gene encoding uncharacterized protein has protein sequence MLLRKSIKKCKKWEFIGSLEKVSDENIPMELYSFFQWVIQGPNNLLSAEKKSSEVHKRAMSLAQSTVSMCLTERQVRNKKSGVIRLATEMPQQLAIGFAVHQAVRSKELISLLRGFGMSVDYNRVLRVETQIEASVLKRIGHNDGVYLPPDIVVGRHVFFAVDNVDFCEDTPDGKQTFHGTAMAIYQRTNAQDQVPDIAVDPKIQSRSIKDLPESITELLECPAPPSKPFAPVYREFHLFSWQELLSRVRTQDYTWPLGRSLSRVPADTTEETREHADDTSNDSCDNL, from the coding sequence ATGCTACTAAGAAAATCCATCAAGAAGTGCAAGAAGTGGGAGTTTATAGGCTCTTTGGAAAAGGTTTCAGATGAAAATATACCCATGGAACTTTACAGCTTCTTCCAGTGGGTGATACAAGGCCCAAACAACTTACTATCGGCTGAGAAGAAGTCGAGTGAAGTACACAAAAGAGCGATGAGTCTTGCACAAAGCACGGTTTCGATGTGTCTTACTGAACGCCAAGTAAGAAATAAGAAATCTGGAGTTATAAGATTAGCTACAGAAATGCCTCAACAGCTCGCCATAGGATTTGCTGTCCACCAAGCCGTTCGTAGTAAAGAGCTCATAAGTCTATTACGCGGATTTGGTATGTCTGTCGATTATAACAGAGTATTAAGAGTTGAGACGCAAATAGAAGCAAGTGTTTTGAAACGTATCGGACACAATGACGGTGTGTACCTACCTCCAGATATAGTAGTGGGACGCCATGTCTTCTTTGCAGTAGACAATGTGGACTTCTGTGAGGACACTCCTGATGGAAAGCAAACTTTCCACGGTACTGCAATGGCAATATATCAGCGAACTAATGCGCAGGATCAGGTGCCTGACATTGCCGTGGACCCGAAGATCCAAAGCCGCTCCATTAAAGATTTGCCTGAATCAATCACAGAGCTTCTAGAATGCCCAGCACCTCCATCAAAGCCGTTCGCGCCAGTTTATCGAGAATTTCACCTTTTTTCATGGCAGGAACTTCTGTCACGCGTGAGAACACAAGACTACACATGGCCTCTTGGACGAAGTTTGTCAAGAGTTCCTGCAGACACAACCGAGGAGACCAGAGAGCATGCCGATGATACAAGCAATGACTCCTGTGACAACCTGTGA